The nucleotide sequence CCGGCGGCTTCTCAGTCCCCCACGCTCGTGAGCGTGAGTCCCCGTGACGGCGCAGGAGGAGTCTCCCTTGACGCCCCCGTCACCCTGGGTTTCAGCGCCCCGGTCGACCGGGACCTGGTGCAGAACGAGCTCTACCTGATCAGCGAATGGGCGATCTCGGATTCGGTCTGCCCGGACTCGGCCACCATGTGGCATGGGGACATGGAACACTGCATGGACGACGCGCAGGTCATGCGCCATCTCGACCGGCATCACGCCACCCACGGGGGCTTCTCCTGGAACCCGAGCGGCACCGTGTGCACCTTCCGGCCTGCGGAGGGGATGATCCAGGCGACCCGCTACATGATCCACATCGGACCGGAAGTCGCACGGATGGGCTCCGGCTCGACGACCGGGATGATGGACGGGAATGGCCACCACC is from Candidatus Eisenbacteria bacterium and encodes:
- a CDS encoding Ig-like domain-containing protein, which produces MRRFIVMAVFFAGALAAGCSEEPTSPAASQSPTLVSVSPRDGAGGVSLDAPVTLGFSAPVDRDLVQNELYLISEWAISDSVCPDSATMWHGDMEHCMDDAQVMRHLDRHHATHGGFSWNPSGTVCTFRPAEGMIQATRYMIHIGPEVARMGSGSTTGMMDGNGHHHGAGGDMALHFTTMGTP